The following DNA comes from Rhipicephalus microplus isolate Deutch F79 chromosome 6, USDA_Rmic, whole genome shotgun sequence.
CAATACAACAACCAAAACAGTTCCATCATCAGCATTGGCGTTAGTCGTCGCGATGAAGATGCGCCACTTGGCATCAACGTGGGCCTTCGCCAGCGCTCCCTCACTACACAGCTCACAAACTTTCAAGTATAGTCCGTTTCGAGCATATGTGGGTGTCTTGCAGAGGCGTTGCACTCCTGAGTTCTCCAATAATAAAGGCGCAGGTACGCAGCAAAAAAGGCGCAGCTCATTATAAATTTAGGCTTCACTATGTTCTTTGTTTTTTGCACACCGTGACCTTAATGTTTCAAATTAGTGGCAGATTATGAACACGCGCAAAACCATGTTTCCCTCACCTTATCGAAGCTAGCTGCATGGTAGCTTTTTTGACTGTCGGCAGCGAACCTCGCTGTGCggaggattgatatgtggggcttaacctcccaaaaccaccataaagtatacatatatgagagacgccgtagtggaggcctatGAAAAtatcgaccccctggggttctttaacgtgcacccaaatttgagtacacgggcctacaacatttctgcctccattggaaatgcagccgccgcagccgggattcaatcccgcgacctgcgggtcagcagccgagtaccttagccactagaccactgcggcgggggcACGCTGTGCAGTGGAGGAGTCGGCCATACGCACTTCTGAATTTTCACTCCCTCTGCAGGATTGGTGCCTTAGCGTATCATACTATAATATCTAGAGACAAATaagcgctagtgtctatgagggctACTACAGCCGCGATGCTATACTATACCATCGGAATGACAGGAAAGTACAGACTTCGGATCTGGTTCGCATTGAGAACGTTCCTGAGATTAACCATGCTCGTTTGCCGAGTGTAAAAGAAATGGATGTCAAAGTACTTTGAAAGTAAGCTTGCTTCATTATTTGTGAGTTGGAAGAAAAACTTGGACAATTTTAATCACCATGCAGGTTATGCAGCGCTTTGCATTTTTGTTTCGAGTTTAGAATCATAGTACCATAAATTGATTTTtaccgcacttttttttcggaaGTATGGACTGTCTCTTTATAGAAACAACAGTACTGTACTAGGGGGCACATCCTTAAAGCATCCTTTTACGCGGTGGCAGGTTCGTCTGTCCAAGTGGCTTGCCCCCAACGCGCATACCGTTTTCTCATGAACACAAGCGAGAGGGGCTTGAAGATGCGTCTTCTCAGTTTCGCCGCTGTATTGGCTATGCATGCTAATAAAAAAACCTGGTGTATCCATGTGGTATGCAAATTGGTATATCACatgaaatattattattatcacgtTTCTTTGGTGCTTGTTGCTCTCCTTTCATTCAAACTTATGTATCGAAGTGTTGTATCATTTTTACGATGATGAACGTGGACTGGCGGTGCTAAAAAGTTTCCAGGACACGCTGCCATGGAAATACATGCGATAGTGGCCTGATAAGTTCTGACCAGGCAGCCTCACACCTTTTCCTTCCTAATAGGcctatttttatttttgtatataACTGTCGCTGTGCTGCTTTCAGTCGTTGCAATGGGGTGGTGGGCGCGTCAGGAAGGCAGAAGGCAGCTTCTATTGGCTGCTCCTGTGTCTTTTTGGCGAAAGGGACAAAAAATAAAGTGAGTCGTATAATGGAAAGTGAGACATGCCTTCAGAAAAATAGTTCAGTGTTCATTACACATTGAAATATAACGTCTATTTGTGTTTGTTAGATATTGTACGCGTAGACGTTTACATACGGACGATGACACTTGATGACACTTCTCCATCACGATAAGAAATTACATAGGAAATGAAGATTTTGCCCTGTGTGCACCGGAGCATCGCGCAAATTGCACGCGAAGCATTGGTGTTCCCAGACCAAGGAAGCGGAACCGAATGGGTTTTAAATAAATAGTTCTGTCAGCTCACGGTTCACTGCAGTGAAGGGTGCAAAATTTACGGAGTCAGTGATCATCCTGCGGACTGTCATGGGATGCAGAAACGTGTTGGCGAGCCGCTTCCGGCCGATGGGTCACTTTGACGAAGGTATGATTGTTTCGCTTCTAGGGACGTATGACAGCTAGTGGGGTCGCGATGCACCCAACTTCGAAGAGGCGAGAGGCGGAGTTTTCAGCTTGAGCTGTGAACGTGTGACGGCCTCCCGCTTCTCTATGGCGTGTACCTCGCTGCACAAAACTCTCTCGCGCAGCATTCGCCCTTTGAACGCCGCTGTCTTCCGGTGGTGCTTGATGATTGCGGAGCTGTAATGATTGTCTCACGAAACGCGGTGTAGGGCTCAGTTGCTTCAGGTAAGCCTAAGCTTTCATCGGTGGTAGGTACTTCAGCGCATGTGAACTATGTCTCGTCAATTACTGCAGCCTCCGAAATAGACTCAGGGAAACTCTTGCTACACTTGCGCATCAGTAAGGCAAGCGCTCAACTCCCCTCTAGGACGAATTCTATTCAAACAATATCCAACTTCGCCGGTCCTCTGTGGTTCGGTTTAGCTCTATCCTCATTAATAAGAAATGTGCTCACCTCACTTAGCATTCCGGCTTTCATCGCTGGGTTTCATATGTTCAATGAACAGCTACAGCGACTGATCCAGCCATCGGTATTGGTCACGCTCAGTTATTCATTGGTTATTTAATACGGGTTATTTAGCAGGCTACATAGCAGGTTGTTTAGCGATAGTGTATAGCACTAGACTTTGAAAACTGTTCTTAATTTTGTAATTATATACCATTTAAACAACGTTCTGTCAAGGTGGTACAGAGGTTAAAGTGCGCGGCTGCCAGGGCTGTACATATCGAAGAAACATGTGTCTTAGATACTATCTTAAATACCCGTTGCGTATCTTGTAGCTGTATCATGACACATCTGGCGAGACGGTTGTCTGTATCTGCATCTTGGATACGTTAAATCATGTATCGCGCATCATTAGATAATAAATACTGCTATTGCAACACTACCTTCCGAAATAATTGTTGACTGAACTCCACTCTTAAAATGTGGTACTTGTATCACTAAGCTACCTGAATAAAACCTTTAGCAGAGATATAATTTAATATTTCTGCCAGAGTGCACGAGAGGACAGCCGAGGAAATGTGTgcattcttttctgttttttttttcgtgaaacaaTATGACAGCGCTCGAGCAAACTCGACTAAACAAGCGAGGAAAAGCAGACGTCTGTGCGCTTACccaattgtttttgttttctcaatttttttaacgtttcCGTTGTATCAGTGCCACTTTACCACTTTACCACAGATTGTATCACACACAATATATGCTGCGAAGATTGCACAAATTGTTATGCCGTTCTCCTGCGTTGACCTTAATTACGAAATCTGAACCACGGGGTCGCTTTGCCTCACGTGGCTTTCTTGGATAAGCGATTTGAAGGTTCTTGTAGACCTATTTCTAACTTACATGCGATAAACTTATGCTAGAATAAGATAAGCTAGCACCACCCATACCGTTGCGAGTTCTAATAGAATAGGAGTTTATTTAAGGGATATCTTGGCGTTCCTTATCCGTTCCTCCCGGCGATTTTATACCAAAGAACTCTTGAAATCTTATTAGGATTGTTACCACTTGTTTTCTTAGTTCTCTTTGTATTGCATTCTATCGGCATCTAAGGctataaacagttttttttttaacatgaaagtgttttgtgCCGAAGTCCATCAATATTTCAGTGGCATATTTCCCTCACAGAAATGACGTAAAAACATGTGCACGATTAgatgtcaacaaaaaaaaatgttccgtcAGTGTGATTTCGTCTCTGAGCATGACGTTTATTCTTTTTGACACTCGTATACGTATCGTGTACCATTTATGTGGGCAAAAAGTTCACTTTGCGCAGGTATAGGGAACTTCAAGGTGACGGTTGCTTACGTTGCAACAACCAGCTACTTTTTGTGGCCGACAGCAATGGCCACTTCCGCCAAAAGCTCAATTAAGTTCTCAATCTTGCGATCGTTGGCGCTCAGATCAGGCAGTTTGGGTAGTGCCTTGCAAGCTTGGGATCCTTCTTCGTAGTCGCCGCACAGTAGACTCAACGACTCTCTGAACACTCCAACCATCCAGTCGAGGGCGATGCGCTGTCCGCCGCTGCTTTCGCATGGTGTCAGCGGCTTCTTGGCACAACTCGTCAATTCTTGGAATGAGCTGCATGTGCATGCGCAAGAGAACCAGTAATGAATAGAGCAAGTTTCATGAGTGAGGTAATATACATGCAAACATACACTACATTACAATGTGTAGGCTCTTTCGGAGTTCGTCAAAAGGTTACCGGGAGAAAATTTTCAAAGAAGACCCACATCTGACACAATACACGCACAATACATGTGACGAgcgatagcagacgacgctcgaTGCGCGCCTTTGCGCGAGGAAAACAAAGTAGATTGGCGCCAAGCTCGCGGGCGCTCGAGGAACGTAAAATAAAAAAGAGGGGTCTGGCAGTGCCTTCCTGACCTTAAAAGAGTGTGGACGTCCTTCTTAGGGCGCCTCGGAACCCAGTACATCCGACGGCCACAACGGCACGTCACAATACAGTTATTACGCATTTCAAACATACTGGAAAACAAGGAAAGTTTCTTCGAAATTTTGTGTCTGAAAGTACAGAACATAAACATACTGTTAAACGTATCCGAGCATTTCCTTCTACTTAATGGGTATGTGAACAATGTTAAATGACGTGGGTGTAGGCGCATATCCTCGCACATGTAAGTTTATAAGCCTACCAAAATATATGTGAAACTATAATACTGATAATATCGGAAGTTTCGTGCAAAAACCATGACATGGTTAGGAGGCGTTCTGTACAGAATGGCTCGAGAAAATTGGACCAGGTGGTGTTTTTTAAGCTGCACTGACACCGAATGTGCACTGGCATCTAGCATTGCGTCTGCGTGCAAATGTGACCACCATAGCCGGGATCAAATTTGAGAcatccgggtcagcagccgaacatcaTAGCCGCTAAGCATTGCTTcggacttttttttatttttgaagcaCTTAGAACTAGGACGTGGATGCCTAAGGGTGTCTTCTGTTTGTTTATTTAGTGCTTTTTCCGAGCACGCCTCTTTTATATGCCATAAAAGGCAACTCCCAAGCTTAGTGTCAGGAAAAGAATAATAATGTGCCTGTGAGAAATTATTCTAGACTGCATCTAGCACAGGGTGAAAACTAGCGTATCTCAAAGAATTTCGGCCAACCTCGTCTAACCCAGCGCAAGCGGTCTTCGTACTCctcccatctttttttttgtttattaaaaAACCCGGCACAACCACCACATATATAAAACCACCAAATTCAGTGTATTGATTTTTCTTTAGAACTAAAGTAGTTAAGAGATCACAAGGACCAGTTGTGACCACAACATGTGTAATATtgcgtttcagaacagcaaagaaacaacctGGCGTCACGCAGTGCGAATTGCGTAACCAGTGCGTCATTGAGTGCTCCAACccgttaaaaaacgccaggcctgcgcggaaggcgcagcacagtcacagggaaagctagaaaagtggccTTCCAGAACCTTTTTTAAAAACACATtaggtagctgctgcaagcacacttgcttgatgcccgctatggcaataataataaaatttgtAGGGTAGTATGTCTCCAactgctatgctatttttcgtcattcttctaaaAGCGTGGTAATCGCTAAACTATTCCGTGAAATTTCGTGCCatttgtttatgcagtggctgacgacgatgaagagttATGCCTAAAGTGTGTGTATGTGGCACAGTGTATGTGGCTGAACAAAAGCAAGCTTTTGTAACGGGTTTGAGCATTGGATGACTtaatcgttacgctattcacattgtgcgatgactgcttgttctttcgctgttataaaacgctttataagtcgtaataacgcgattgctttcccgacattaagccCGCCttggcaagtttgccaacaagtcccaagcaccggcatggctgagtagtagaataccgggctggcacccagcggacccgggtttgagcctcACTGTATCATTGGTGCaaggttattttttttaattcgcccgatgtggttacggacaccggcggcggcggtggcggcggcgaacAACTACAGCGCCGAGTCatgatgtcataacagctttcgctgtaaaggcgtaattcttcatcgtcctCAGCCACAGCATCATCGAAGTACACAGTATGCCTTGCAAGTGTGTAATGGGCGTGATACTTACCCGCATAATGACGAAGTATGGCGTAGTGGACGCCGCTTCACTGCACGAAATTAATGATGATTTACGGCATTGTGAATATCATGCAATTGTGCTTTTTGTAGTTGCTCCCAGAAGGCTTGAAAAAAGGGGTTTCTAGGAAGGCCGCTCTTGcagttttcgctgtgacagtggtgCGCGTTCAGCGCAGGTCTggctggttttcttttttttttcgtgatgcaCACATTAATCGGCAAAATGTGAGCACATCCGGTCTTTATGCTTATTGTGTCACCCGGAAGGTAATCAGACATTTAAGTTCGAAAATAATCAAAACGGAATTGATATATGAAGTTGTGAGCACATTGTAAACACAGCAGAACAAAGATCCTCGTTAGCTACTCTGTAACCTTTACTGGTGATTTTCCTGCCTAACTGATCATTGCTTAGATGTTCCGCAGAATTAGATTAGAAGGTTTCATaaaagcgcactttttttttcgtggtcaGTAGAGCACACAAAAAGCAGATGAACGGGATGCCCATATTTGGGCCATTCCTCACCAAGGACACCAGCCATTTTAACGATCAGCTCAAACATACTTCAGCAactgcgctgttttttttttccttaaaaacaGTGTAGCGCTAGAATACTTCTGAGAAAGAAATTTTTTGGTCACTTGAGATCCTTCAGAATTTCGCACATGTCGTGTGGGTCTTATTTGTCAGAAAATTTATTCGGACAGCATCATTTCTCGTTGTATTACGAAATGTGCTTTACATAAGTGATGGCCCTTGCGGAAGGCGTTTGGGGCTCAACAATTGTGTTGCAATTTTGATTTTTATACCTCCTCCCTCTAGAAATTTCCACACAAAGTACTATAGTTTCATTGCTTCCCTTGTGCTATTACACTATATATGAATATACTAGTCTTCCATACTTACTCTACGGGAAGCAAGCAAAAAATAAATGGAGGATGTGAGAGAGTGCGTTAAGCGCGAAATTTAATTGCTGGACAGATATACCAGAGCAGAAACGAGGGTGAGTGACAGGGTACGGATTTGTTGTCACCTCTGTGTTCTGTTCTCCACATCTTTGCCGGTCCTCcactttaaaaaaaatgtaatgtCTCGCAACTTTTGTGAAGGGGCCGCTGCGTATGGTTCGTTACAATTAGTACATCAACACCGTAACATCCATTGCATATTGTACTCACCAGCACGTGTAGAAGATTACTTCATTAGTGCGTGCCTTGAGTACAGCTCTCCGAACGCTTTCTCGGAAGGTCGTCCAGCATGAGTTCAGCTCTTTGCCGACAGAGTTTATGCAGCCGACGGCTTTCGCAAACGCTGTATAGAGAATAGATTATAACTGATAATGGTTATTCTGTAAAAATAACAATGAATAGTTCATTAGACTATATTTTTGTGCGTTTGTACATTTATCGGCCAGCTTTAATGGCAACAGTGCCATTCATGCAGGCGTGTGTCCTTGCAAAGCACAGTCATAAAGAATACAGATTCAACATAAGTTTTACACTGCCACAGTAGGAGTAAAAATTTCACCCGACACGGTATAAAGCGTTGCTTGTGACGAAGAACTGCAGCTGTGCGTGGTTGCGTGTGCATTATCAATGCCTCCACGAGACAATTCGCATGGACTCGCCTTCACTGCCTTCGACCTGTATTGGCGCGTTTGAGAAACATCGATTATTTACTGCAGTTGGAGTTTTGATTCTTGGCCCAGCAGTTGAGAATTTCAGGTTACGTTTCGTTCATAAGGAAATCGTTTATAATTCCACCCGACTGCACACCATCACCGACTTGACTAAACCAACACGTACTATATATTTGTGCACTTTTAGAGATATTTCTCACTTTAAACACTTCACTCGAAATTTAGCCGCCAAGAATCCACCGTTCCCGACGAAGCGGTTTCAAATAAACTCAGCCTTGCATAACCAACGCGCAAAATTGAGAGCAacacaattttttcttctttctgtctGACAGTGACCACCCatggcacacaatcgacacagtTCTTTAATACCAACCTGAAATACCTTAACATAGAGGTATTTCTGCCATTGCTCAAGAATGTCGCTATATACATCGAACGTGCCTCGACTTCAACTGAGCGAAAGCGCCGCAGGCACACTCGTGGTGACACCACTTTGGCGCCCACCATTCCTTTTAAAATTAAATTTATATAAGAAATCTCGGTGCCAATGCGCGGCGCTGGCTACTCCAATACTCTTGCACAACAGCCATCATCATATGTTACAAAACATACACAAGGCTTTACAAAGGCACAAAGTACAACTTTCACGAACTGGGTCTAAGTTGTTCAATACGAAATTCTGTACACGCAAGAcagtagttgaaaaaaaaaaaaaacaagtgatcaCGGATTCAGATGTTCATACAAAACTTCAAAGTTCACTAAAGTGTTGCCAAAGGTGACCACGTCTTTTCGGGGCGGTCTATTAAGTGCGGCCCTGTATCTGCAACAGTTTGGTTTTCACATAGAATTGTCTGCCAAAATCAAAACAGCAGAATATTGTAGCAATTTATGCCGGTTAGCAAAAACttgaacacatttttttttctaacttagTAATTTTTGTAGTATTTTTGATTCCACCAAGTATTGAACTACTGCAAGTGCAGCAGTGCATGCGCACTGGTTTCTCTTCGAAGCTATTGAAGTCTGAAAGTTCTCACAGCATCATCGAAGGAGAACGTCAACTGCGAGTCGTTTGTTGAGCCCGGGGCACCACGAAAAATTCCGCGCTGTTGTGACGTTTTAGGTCTACAGTTCCCCATAGCATATCACAATGTGATCGTATTGTGATCGTAGTTACGATCTGTGAGGTAGCAGGATCTCTGCCTGTTCATTGTTGTAGATAAATGAGGAGAACGGCAGCGGTAGTGTGTCAAAATTTTTGATGACGTTCCTCCTGGACTTCATCACAATCACGACACGTGCGTCGCGAACCGCGGCTGCGCTTAGAATCCCTAGCGTACTTCGATGGGCTGTCCCTAGGGCTGCTGAGGAAAGAGCACGTTAACTTCACTCAATGAAAGATAGTTTAATTATTCTCACAGTATCGGACGTTCTCTGAAAGTAAGATggtaagtcgggccagttggttaggattcatcgtgaactttcttacagcgcaacaccagaaaaaatacaggacagggaaggagtagaacagaaagaaaagacggcgctgactcacaactgttgtttattggaaaaaacggggtgaaaaatattggcaatatatataggtcccggcagcctacaccacgggacctatatatattgccaatatttttcaccccgttttttccaataaacaacagttgtgagtcagcgccgtcttttctttctgttttactccttccctgtcctgtattttttctggtgttgcgctgtaagaaagttcacgttCTCTGAAACCCTGTGCCACGGAATGTCATGCTGCGGCAGCATGAATTCCTAGTGTCCCATGTGTTCAAGGACTTTGGTAAAAGTGTACAGTAGCGCTAAATATAACTCCTAAGGGAGGGCATTCATTCATCCAGTGCAGGAATGCAAGCGATAAAAAGTACTGTAGAACACGCTGTACAGGTTCTACTGCAATGTCTCTCTACTTGGCGCTAAATTCCTTGTCGTATTAATTATTCGAAGATATCTTTTTGTCATAAGATAAGAGTGTTAACAGCAAGAAGAGAAAGACAACGTCTACATATTACTTATTCTACAATATACATGCACCAAATGGAACTTCGCTCAATTCTACAACGATCATTTTGTGCGTGTGACGCTACACTTGTTTCTTAGCTGGGTTGCTGTGTCGCTAAGCACACTGACGCTTAGTTCAAACATAGAAATGATTTTTTTCCATAATGAATATGTCTTTTTGACACGGGGTTTTACGACATGAAGATGTCTCAATTCATGGTGGGATTGACCTGCTCAACTCCGTTTCGAATCTGAAGACGTGGCACAAAGCATTCGCTGGGGAAGAAAATGACAAATGTCCTTCATTATATTAGAGAGACTCCGCACAAATGATTTGTCTAGGGAAAAATAATTTAGATAAATAACAAGCAGCATCGTGTTAGCACCCTCCCCACGTTTTCGTGACGTGGAAGAGAGCTCAAAGATTCTGAGGTTATTGTGCTGGACACACATC
Coding sequences within:
- the LOC119167299 gene encoding uncharacterized protein LOC119167299, yielding MMASRTRVVGAVLLWALLIGPCRAQLKAGCKLENLRACGDDYVPYAKTTQLHYSGENFKKSCASHKQQIACTEKFVNECMEGVTKVASLPVVRGFKENVEGICNVASKQHESFAKAVGCINSVGKELNSCWTTFRESVRRAVLKARTNEVIFYTCCSFQELTSCAKKPLTPCESSGGQRIALDWMVGVFRESLSLLCGDYEEGSQACKALPKLPDLSANDRKIENLIELLAEVAIAVGHKK